From Draconibacterium halophilum, one genomic window encodes:
- a CDS encoding sensor histidine kinase — protein sequence MSNAIKFSNTGGEISIGAEQKKDELIVYVSDNGIGIKAENINKLFRIDHSESTLGTEKEKGTGLGLLLCKELIEMHGGKIWVESKKDTGSSFKFSLPVQ from the coding sequence ATATCAAACGCTATAAAATTCAGTAATACGGGAGGCGAAATTAGTATTGGCGCTGAGCAAAAAAAGGATGAATTGATTGTATATGTTTCTGATAACGGTATTGGAATAAAAGCGGAAAATATTAATAAACTGTTTAGAATTGATCATAGCGAATCAACATTAGGAACTGAAAAGGAAAAAGGAACCGGTTTAGGCTTGCTGCTTTGCAAGGAATTAATTGAAATGCATGGTGGTAAAATTTGGGTTGAAAGCAAAAAGGACACCGGCAGTAGTTTCAAATTTTCATTACCTGTTCAATAA
- a CDS encoding cation:proton antiporter has protein sequence MEEFHINILNISAVLLAAYLGGVAIRKIGYPAILGELLIGIVLGPAVLGWLEYSEAVKVLAEIGIILLMVYIGMEIDFRDLKKASWAGLLAAIGGFFVPFVLGYFAIVWSGGTPIAGLFVAIAIGVTSLATKSRILIDLKLLNTRIAYVLMAGALISDTLALVIFSGITNFAETNVVKISELLLIGGKILVFFGLTISIGVFFLPRLGKYITRSGMKNSTAYFTLILIVTFGYCELAELAGMHSILGAFMAGLFIKDNLFPKTISKELNKAFYDVSIGFMAPIFFVTAGFFVDVTVFQTDLGLLILVTFLAIVGKIVGTALFYLPSRNGWREGITIGTGMNGRGAVEIIIAEIGLEMGIIDKTIFSILVFMAIFTTLTVPVFLNWTTKWLRKRGELVYMDERRGIVFLGVNPLSLILAKYFKEQEPVTLIDNNRELAAKANKAGFKSIYGNALIEETWEETRADSLAAFVALTTNNQVNLRAAQTAKSKFLVPEVVVAISAAGQTSNVTEESDKRNILFASAVSMNVWFQKIQLDKAEENTILVTAPISCKQWIHKYKIDTTDTLPILIRSEKGRIRLFSSASSLQTNDRVVILKAEK, from the coding sequence ATGGAAGAGTTTCACATTAATATCCTGAATATTTCGGCAGTGTTACTTGCAGCATATCTTGGGGGAGTTGCGATTCGAAAGATTGGTTACCCGGCCATTCTCGGTGAGTTACTGATTGGAATTGTATTAGGACCGGCCGTATTGGGATGGCTCGAATATTCCGAAGCAGTTAAAGTGCTGGCCGAAATCGGAATTATCCTGCTGATGGTTTACATTGGGATGGAGATTGATTTTCGCGACCTGAAAAAGGCTTCGTGGGCGGGTTTACTGGCAGCTATCGGTGGGTTTTTCGTTCCCTTTGTACTGGGGTATTTTGCCATTGTTTGGTCGGGCGGAACACCCATTGCCGGACTGTTTGTCGCTATTGCCATTGGGGTAACTTCTCTGGCTACCAAAAGCCGTATTCTTATCGATTTAAAATTGCTGAACACCCGCATCGCCTATGTGTTAATGGCTGGTGCCCTAATCTCCGATACGCTGGCACTGGTTATCTTTTCGGGCATAACCAACTTTGCCGAAACCAATGTTGTTAAGATTAGCGAACTGCTGCTAATTGGAGGTAAAATCCTTGTATTTTTTGGTCTCACCATTTCAATAGGTGTATTCTTTTTGCCCCGTCTCGGGAAGTACATCACACGTTCGGGGATGAAGAACAGCACAGCCTATTTTACGCTTATTCTAATTGTAACTTTTGGTTATTGCGAGCTGGCAGAATTAGCCGGGATGCACAGCATACTGGGAGCTTTTATGGCTGGCTTGTTCATAAAAGACAACCTGTTCCCCAAAACAATCTCGAAAGAACTGAACAAAGCCTTTTATGATGTTTCTATCGGATTTATGGCACCCATTTTCTTCGTAACGGCCGGGTTCTTCGTTGATGTCACCGTTTTTCAAACCGATTTGGGTTTGCTTATACTGGTCACCTTTCTGGCAATAGTGGGTAAAATTGTGGGGACTGCCTTATTTTATTTACCATCAAGAAATGGTTGGCGCGAAGGAATAACTATTGGAACGGGGATGAACGGCCGTGGAGCTGTGGAAATTATTATTGCCGAAATTGGCCTTGAAATGGGGATCATCGATAAAACCATCTTTTCGATTTTGGTGTTTATGGCCATATTTACAACCCTCACCGTACCGGTATTTTTAAACTGGACTACCAAATGGCTGCGTAAACGTGGTGAGTTGGTTTATATGGACGAGCGCCGGGGAATTGTATTCCTCGGAGTGAATCCGTTAAGCCTTATTCTGGCCAAATATTTCAAAGAGCAGGAGCCAGTTACCCTTATTGATAATAACCGCGAACTGGCGGCAAAAGCCAATAAAGCCGGATTTAAAAGCATTTATGGGAATGCGCTTATTGAAGAGACTTGGGAAGAAACACGAGCCGATAGTCTGGCAGCATTTGTAGCGCTTACCACTAACAACCAGGTTAATCTGAGAGCTGCCCAAACAGCAAAAAGTAAGTTTCTTGTCCCTGAGGTTGTGGTGGCCATATCTGCAGCCGGACAAACTTCGAATGTAACGGAAGAATCGGATAAAAGAAACATTCTGTTTGCATCGGCGGTAAGTATGAATGTATGGTTTCAGAAAATACAGTTGGATAAAGCAGAAGAAAACACCATTCTGGTTACAGCCCCAATCTCGTGCAAACAATGGATCCATAAATATAAAATCGACACTACGGACACCTTACCAATTTTGATTCGGAGCGAAAAAGGCAGGATCAGGTTGTTTAGTTCGGCGAGCTCGTTGCAGACCAACGATCGTGTTGTGATTTTAAAAGCTGAAAAATAA
- the aspS gene encoding aspartate--tRNA ligase — translation MYRTHTCGELRIENAGNEVTLAGWVQRVRDLGAMTFVDLRDRYGITQLVVDENTDKTVADALEELGREFVIQAIGTVRERQSKNKNIPTGEVEIALSEIKVLSPAELPPFTIQDDTDGGDDLRMKYRYLDLRRDVVRENLVLRSKMAHAVRNYLNAQDFIETETPVLIKSTPEGARDFIVPSRMNEGQFYALPQSPQTFKQLLMIAGFDRYYQIVKCFRDEDLRADRQPEFTQIDCEMSFVEQKDVLEMFEGLTRHMFKETLNVEVDEFPWMPYSEAMEKYGSDKPDTRFEMLINDITETVKGNDFVVFDSAEYIGAICAKGCAEYTRKQLDGLTNWVKRPQIGAKGLVYVKCNEDGSFKSSVDKFYSQDDLKAWAEKTGAKAGDLILVLSGDKNHMLDALGELRLEMGKQLGLRDQNVFKPLWVVDFPLLEWDEETKRFYAMHHPFTSPKPEDIELMDTDPGKVRANAYDLVINGVEIGGGSVRIFDSELQSKMFSLLGFTKEEAEAQFGFLMKAFKYGAPPHAGIAFGFDRLVSLFAGLDTIRDVIAFPKNNAGRDVMIDSPSVVAEAQLDELNLKLNLKQKK, via the coding sequence ATGTACAGAACACATACTTGTGGCGAACTTCGGATAGAGAATGCAGGAAATGAAGTAACTCTGGCCGGTTGGGTGCAACGCGTCCGCGACCTGGGAGCCATGACTTTTGTAGACTTACGCGACCGTTATGGCATTACACAGCTGGTGGTTGACGAGAATACCGATAAAACTGTTGCCGACGCACTTGAGGAGTTGGGACGCGAATTTGTGATCCAGGCAATAGGAACAGTTCGCGAGCGTCAGAGCAAAAACAAAAATATACCAACCGGTGAAGTGGAAATCGCTTTGTCGGAGATAAAAGTGTTAAGCCCGGCAGAACTTCCGCCGTTTACCATTCAGGATGATACCGATGGTGGCGACGATTTGCGGATGAAATACCGTTACCTCGATTTGCGCCGCGATGTAGTACGTGAAAACCTGGTGTTACGTTCGAAAATGGCTCATGCCGTTCGTAATTACCTGAACGCCCAAGATTTTATTGAAACAGAAACGCCGGTATTAATTAAATCGACTCCCGAAGGAGCTCGTGATTTTATTGTGCCATCGCGAATGAACGAAGGCCAGTTTTATGCACTGCCACAATCGCCGCAAACCTTTAAGCAGCTGTTGATGATTGCCGGTTTCGACCGCTATTACCAGATTGTAAAATGTTTCCGCGACGAAGACCTGCGTGCCGACCGGCAGCCGGAGTTTACACAAATCGACTGCGAAATGTCGTTTGTGGAGCAAAAAGATGTGCTGGAAATGTTTGAAGGATTAACCCGTCACATGTTCAAAGAAACATTGAACGTTGAGGTGGATGAATTCCCGTGGATGCCTTATTCTGAAGCGATGGAGAAATACGGATCGGACAAACCCGATACCCGTTTCGAAATGCTGATCAACGATATTACCGAAACCGTAAAAGGAAACGATTTTGTGGTGTTCGACTCGGCTGAATACATTGGTGCCATCTGTGCCAAAGGATGTGCTGAATATACACGTAAACAACTCGACGGTCTTACGAACTGGGTGAAACGCCCGCAAATTGGGGCCAAAGGTTTGGTTTATGTGAAATGCAACGAAGACGGTTCATTCAAATCGTCGGTAGATAAGTTTTACTCGCAAGACGACTTGAAAGCCTGGGCAGAAAAAACAGGTGCCAAAGCCGGTGACCTGATCCTGGTATTGAGCGGCGATAAAAACCACATGTTGGATGCACTTGGCGAGTTACGCCTGGAAATGGGTAAACAACTTGGGTTACGCGACCAAAATGTATTTAAACCTTTGTGGGTTGTCGACTTCCCGCTGTTGGAATGGGACGAAGAAACAAAACGTTTTTACGCGATGCACCACCCGTTCACTTCTCCAAAACCGGAGGATATTGAACTAATGGATACCGATCCCGGGAAAGTACGTGCCAATGCCTACGACCTTGTTATTAACGGTGTTGAAATTGGCGGTGGTTCGGTACGTATTTTCGATTCGGAGCTGCAGTCGAAAATGTTTAGTCTGCTTGGCTTTACCAAAGAAGAGGCCGAGGCGCAGTTTGGCTTCCTGATGAAAGCCTTTAAATATGGTGCGCCGCCACATGCCGGAATTGCGTTTGGTTTCGACCGTCTGGTTTCGTTATTCGCCGGATTGGATACGATTCGTGACGTTATTGCGTTCCCGAAAAACAATGCGGGCCGCGATGTAATGATCGATTCGCCATCGGTTGTTGCCGAAGCACAGCTGGATGAGTTAAACCTGAAACTGAATTTAAAACAGAAGAAATAA
- a CDS encoding nucleoside deaminase, translating into MIEPFNDEYFMKKAIAEAVQAFDEGEIPVGAVVVSKGKIIARAHNLTETLNDVTAHAEMQAITAAANLLGGKYLNDCTLYVTLESCVMCAGALGWSQISKVVYGASDEKRGFKKYSDKALHPKTEVVGGVFKTECAELLQEFFQKKRK; encoded by the coding sequence ATGATTGAACCATTTAACGACGAATATTTTATGAAGAAAGCCATTGCAGAAGCTGTTCAGGCTTTTGACGAAGGCGAAATTCCGGTTGGAGCCGTAGTGGTATCAAAAGGAAAGATAATTGCACGCGCCCACAACCTTACCGAAACATTGAACGATGTAACCGCGCATGCCGAAATGCAGGCCATTACGGCTGCAGCAAATTTACTAGGCGGCAAATACCTGAACGACTGCACCCTGTATGTTACACTCGAATCCTGCGTAATGTGTGCCGGAGCATTAGGCTGGTCGCAAATTAGCAAGGTGGTTTATGGCGCATCAGATGAAAAACGTGGCTTTAAAAAGTATTCCGATAAAGCACTTCACCCTAAAACAGAAGTTGTAGGCGGTGTTTTCAAAACGGAATGTGCGGAGTTATTGCAAGAGTTTTTTCAGAAGAAGCGGAAATAA
- a CDS encoding acyltransferase family protein, with translation MAEFKRLISLDAFRGFTIAAMIMVNNPATWAHIYPPLEHASWNGLTPTDLIFPFFIFIVGVSIALAYTKRLNAGVAKGPMYKKIIFRSVKIFAVGILLWLFPNFNFEEIRIAGVLQRIAIVFFVCAFLFLNSKWKTQAIVAGALLVIYWLIMQFIPTPGYGKVMLEPGANIAAWVDSKFLPGYLWQKTWDPEGLLSTLPAIATGITGMLAGHLILSKMPAERKVIYLFSFSFFAFVIGFFWNYIFPINKSIWTSSFVMVTSGLAGMVLAISIFFVDVLGRTRFTKPGIIFGSNAIAVYVLADVWRLPFYTLKVGGSSLNNHWMNLFENAGWSMELGSFLYAALFIGFNFIPAWILYKKKIFIKL, from the coding sequence ATGGCTGAATTTAAAAGACTTATTTCACTCGATGCCTTCCGCGGATTTACCATTGCCGCAATGATCATGGTAAACAATCCGGCAACCTGGGCACATATTTATCCGCCACTTGAACACGCAAGCTGGAATGGATTAACACCGACGGATTTAATCTTTCCGTTTTTCATATTTATTGTTGGTGTATCTATTGCACTGGCCTACACCAAACGGCTGAATGCCGGCGTTGCAAAAGGTCCGATGTACAAGAAAATCATTTTTCGCTCGGTAAAAATATTTGCCGTTGGTATTTTGCTGTGGTTGTTCCCCAATTTTAATTTCGAAGAAATTCGGATTGCCGGCGTACTACAACGAATTGCCATCGTATTTTTTGTCTGTGCTTTTTTGTTTCTGAACTCAAAATGGAAAACGCAAGCCATTGTTGCCGGGGCTTTGCTGGTTATTTACTGGCTTATTATGCAATTTATTCCCACTCCCGGTTATGGAAAAGTAATGCTTGAACCCGGCGCCAACATTGCCGCATGGGTTGACAGTAAATTTCTGCCCGGTTATTTGTGGCAGAAAACCTGGGACCCTGAAGGACTATTGAGTACACTTCCGGCTATTGCAACGGGAATAACAGGGATGTTGGCAGGCCATTTAATACTGAGCAAAATGCCCGCCGAACGAAAAGTCATTTATCTTTTCTCCTTCTCGTTTTTTGCTTTTGTTATAGGTTTCTTCTGGAATTACATTTTCCCTATTAATAAAAGCATCTGGACCAGTTCGTTTGTAATGGTAACATCGGGTTTGGCAGGAATGGTTTTGGCAATAAGCATCTTTTTTGTTGACGTACTCGGCCGTACCCGCTTTACTAAACCCGGAATTATTTTTGGATCGAATGCTATTGCTGTTTACGTATTGGCCGATGTTTGGCGTTTACCATTTTATACCTTGAAAGTTGGAGGAAGCAGTTTAAATAACCACTGGATGAACCTGTTTGAAAATGCCGGGTGGAGCATGGAACTGGGCAGCTTTTTATATGCAGCCCTGTTTATTGGCTTTAATTTTATTCCCGCCTGGATCCTTTATAAGAAAAAGATATTTATAAAATTATAG
- a CDS encoding 3-phosphoshikimate 1-carboxyvinyltransferase, translating into MIYQIATEIKEINGAINLPASKSISNRALIINALSYSPYPIKNLSASDDTKVLEAALFSNSNKFNIGHAGTAMRFLTAFLAKIVGEWEITGSERMQQRPISILVDALSQLGAKIEYLGNEGCPPLKIFGSHLKGQTIELDGSVSSQYISALLLIAPTVENGLTLKLLGNITSRSYIKLTLELMAKFGIKYRWDDNEVFVPEQKYFARDLICEADWSGASYWYQMMALVGDGEVLLENLLLDSLQGDANIATWFEQFGVTSTQKAEGVVLAKSKNRQPEKLIFDFIENPDVAQTMACLCVAKNIPFHFSGLKTLKIKETDRIAALQNELAKFGVSITEPEHGELAWEGKIDQEQREENPIIRTYHDHRMALAFAPMALAGFNMQIDDPMVVTKSYPGFWDDLEKIGFKIEK; encoded by the coding sequence ATGATTTACCAGATAGCTACCGAAATAAAAGAAATTAACGGGGCAATTAATCTTCCGGCCTCAAAAAGTATAAGTAACCGGGCATTGATTATAAATGCGTTGAGTTATAGCCCGTACCCAATAAAAAACTTGTCGGCCAGTGATGATACAAAAGTATTGGAGGCGGCACTTTTTTCGAACAGCAATAAATTTAACATCGGGCATGCCGGAACTGCCATGCGATTTCTAACGGCTTTTCTGGCAAAAATAGTGGGCGAGTGGGAAATTACCGGCTCAGAACGTATGCAGCAACGCCCAATTTCTATTTTGGTGGATGCACTCAGTCAGTTAGGCGCCAAAATCGAATACCTGGGAAATGAAGGATGTCCGCCGTTGAAAATTTTTGGTTCGCACCTTAAAGGACAGACTATTGAACTGGATGGAAGCGTTTCAAGCCAATATATTTCGGCTCTTTTATTGATTGCGCCAACCGTTGAAAATGGATTGACTTTAAAATTGTTAGGTAATATCACATCACGGTCGTACATAAAACTTACGCTGGAGCTGATGGCCAAATTTGGCATCAAATACCGTTGGGACGATAATGAGGTTTTTGTGCCGGAACAAAAATATTTTGCCCGTGATCTTATTTGCGAGGCCGATTGGTCGGGAGCCTCGTACTGGTATCAGATGATGGCGCTGGTGGGTGACGGCGAAGTTTTGTTGGAAAATTTGCTTCTTGATAGTCTGCAGGGCGATGCTAATATTGCAACATGGTTTGAGCAGTTTGGCGTGACTTCTACACAAAAAGCAGAGGGTGTTGTGTTAGCAAAAAGTAAAAACCGACAGCCGGAAAAACTGATTTTTGATTTTATTGAGAATCCTGATGTGGCGCAAACCATGGCATGTTTATGTGTTGCTAAAAATATTCCATTCCACTTTTCAGGTTTAAAAACACTAAAGATAAAAGAAACCGACCGGATTGCTGCGCTACAAAACGAGTTGGCAAAGTTTGGCGTTAGTATTACCGAACCGGAACATGGAGAACTGGCCTGGGAAGGCAAGATTGATCAGGAGCAACGGGAAGAAAATCCAATAATTAGAACGTATCACGATCACCGGATGGCATTGGCATTTGCTCCAATGGCTTTGGCTGGGTTTAATATGCAAATTGATGATCCGATGGTAGTTACCAAATCGTATCCTGGCTTTTGGGATGACCTGGAAAAGATCGGATTTAAAATAGAGAAATAA